The following coding sequences are from one Halobacteriovorax sp. JY17 window:
- a CDS encoding ATP-binding protein has product METKRKLLYIYSLSLILVISTLVIFARYVFYSEFETLEYKKIEINNEIVRKEILKDLGELSFKNIEWATRETNYLLLKNKDFSSFERNLNFSALRNQNIDLLIFGGNNLLVKGYNLASDHDESSIGLQKISPDLLKLINENKTIQSGETVLEIFNFGSFGSWLISQRPITDRYAMEASVGRLIMGKKLDSSYFNKLSSKLAIKVFYKGIESSVQSKKYKVDEFLVTDYGLELNSREFFVFSIFHSPEILLAGKSSFRLFFITSSLMIFFIMGFTYFILQRSIFSPILTLQHKVSNLDINNLQEIKVKNGDHEINELIGTINSLIVRVKSDYELLVQKSKLESLGLMAGGIAHEINNPLTILRSNSSIILRELSESNHLVDKKVSDKLKKNIKTIDRIAGIITGLQKISRHSSEDELVIVSANSVLENLKELQAGLLEDRSTRVEYKFTPNDLKFKGLEQQITQILINLVLNSAQAIDGSDDKWIRVELDQSPSDIIFRVIDSGLGINNEIQGQLMEPFFTTKSIGEGTGLGLSICRKIAHFHKGDLNLISERENTTFELTLPKLQEEEIQTA; this is encoded by the coding sequence TAAGAAAATTGAAATCAATAACGAAATTGTAAGAAAGGAGATCCTTAAAGACTTAGGAGAACTTAGTTTTAAGAATATAGAGTGGGCCACCAGGGAGACAAATTATCTCTTACTAAAAAATAAAGACTTTTCTAGCTTTGAGAGGAATCTAAACTTCTCAGCTCTTAGAAATCAAAATATTGACCTCCTTATTTTTGGTGGAAATAACCTCTTAGTGAAGGGCTATAATCTCGCCTCAGACCACGATGAAAGCTCAATTGGATTACAGAAAATTTCTCCCGATCTACTTAAGTTGATAAATGAGAATAAAACTATTCAGTCAGGTGAAACAGTTCTTGAAATTTTCAACTTTGGAAGTTTTGGAAGTTGGCTCATTTCCCAGAGACCTATTACAGATAGATACGCAATGGAAGCAAGTGTTGGTCGACTTATTATGGGAAAGAAACTTGATAGTTCCTACTTTAATAAGCTCAGTAGCAAGCTTGCTATCAAAGTCTTCTATAAAGGAATCGAAAGTAGTGTTCAAAGTAAAAAATATAAAGTTGATGAATTCTTAGTGACTGACTATGGTCTTGAATTAAACTCCAGAGAGTTCTTCGTTTTCTCAATCTTTCATTCACCAGAGATTCTCCTCGCTGGAAAATCAAGTTTCAGACTCTTCTTTATCACCTCATCTCTTATGATATTCTTCATTATGGGATTTACTTACTTTATTCTTCAAAGAAGTATCTTCTCCCCTATTCTCACTCTTCAACATAAAGTTTCAAATTTAGATATTAACAACCTTCAAGAAATTAAAGTAAAGAATGGAGATCACGAAATCAATGAACTCATTGGAACTATCAACTCTCTAATTGTCAGAGTGAAAAGTGATTACGAACTTCTCGTACAAAAAAGTAAACTCGAATCCCTAGGTCTTATGGCCGGAGGAATCGCCCATGAAATTAATAATCCTCTAACGATTCTTAGAAGTAATTCAAGTATTATTCTTCGAGAGCTTTCAGAGTCCAATCACCTAGTTGATAAGAAAGTCTCAGATAAACTCAAAAAGAATATAAAAACAATTGATCGAATAGCAGGGATTATTACAGGCCTTCAAAAAATTTCAAGACATTCCTCAGAAGACGAACTCGTAATAGTAAGTGCAAATTCAGTTTTAGAAAATCTAAAAGAGCTGCAAGCTGGCCTACTTGAAGATAGAAGTACTCGTGTTGAGTATAAATTCACTCCGAATGATTTAAAGTTTAAGGGATTAGAACAGCAGATTACGCAAATTCTAATTAATTTAGTTCTCAACTCTGCTCAAGCAATTGATGGGAGTGATGATAAATGGATAAGAGTTGAATTAGACCAATCACCAAGTGATATTATTTTTAGAGTTATAGATTCAGGGCTTGGCATAAATAATGAAATCCAAGGACAACTAATGGAGCCATTCTTTACCACGAAGTCTATTGGAGAAGGTACAGGTCTAGGGCTAAGTATCTGTAGAAAGATCGCCCATTTTCATAAAGGCGATCTAAACCTTATTTCAGAAAGAGAGAATACAACTTTTGAACTAACTCTTCCAAAACTTCAAGAAGAAGAAATCCAAACAGCTTAA
- the speA gene encoding biosynthetic arginine decarboxylase has protein sequence MTKWTINDSKKLYKINQWGEGYFSVNALGNLTVRTESKKSGEFDIASVIEEMKEQGVKFPAVIRFHDILRSRVRLINKVFRETIEEYDYEGRYYGVYPIKVNQMREVVEEIIDAGVKYDYGLEAGSKPELLAVLAMNDSKKALTILNGYKDDDYMRLALLGREVGRKIIIVIEKFSEIKKIIRLSKEIGVEPLIGLRGKMSVPGCGRWSGSSGERAKFGLSVSEMLQAVDLFRENGLGDCIKLFHFHIGSQIPEIRSFKEAISEGGRIYAKLVQAGVPLEYFDIGGGLGVDYDGTRTINDSSTNYSLSEYVADVIYSLKQICDLEGVTHPNIVTESGRAVTAHHSCVVTNVIGKIDATSDYNTKKVTGEHIFVSNMRELEEDLHENGRLQESYNDVVQLKENALNAFKLGILSLEERAKIETIYTRVLNYITGILEGLDKVPEELQSLIDDNSAKYLCNFSVFQSAADSWAIGQVLPVVPITRLHEKPTVNCSIADITCDSDGKIDKFIDEEGHRTTFPVHELNEEDYYLGIFLTGAYQDVMGDMHNLFGRLNEVHVFRDEEDESGFYIEEVIQGQSCAKVLSTMQYNPQYMAYSLKKVVDREVARGKIQPRRGVKLVDFYEDCLRSYTYLDS, from the coding sequence ATGACGAAATGGACAATTAACGACTCAAAGAAATTATATAAAATTAATCAGTGGGGAGAAGGATACTTCTCTGTAAACGCACTTGGTAATTTAACCGTTAGGACAGAATCAAAGAAGTCTGGAGAGTTTGATATTGCCTCTGTAATTGAAGAGATGAAAGAGCAGGGAGTTAAGTTTCCTGCGGTAATTAGGTTTCACGATATTCTTCGCTCTAGAGTGAGACTTATTAATAAAGTCTTTAGAGAGACAATCGAAGAATATGATTATGAAGGACGTTACTATGGTGTCTATCCGATAAAAGTAAATCAGATGAGAGAAGTTGTTGAGGAAATCATCGACGCTGGTGTTAAGTATGACTATGGACTTGAAGCAGGAAGTAAGCCTGAACTTCTCGCCGTGCTTGCAATGAATGATAGTAAGAAGGCCTTAACTATTCTTAATGGTTATAAAGATGATGATTATATGAGACTTGCTCTTTTAGGAAGAGAAGTTGGAAGAAAGATTATTATCGTTATAGAAAAGTTCTCTGAAATAAAGAAAATCATTCGTCTAAGTAAAGAGATTGGTGTTGAGCCATTGATTGGCCTTAGAGGAAAAATGAGTGTTCCTGGTTGTGGAAGATGGTCAGGTTCATCGGGAGAGAGAGCTAAATTTGGTCTCTCTGTTTCTGAAATGCTTCAAGCGGTAGACCTCTTTAGAGAGAATGGGCTAGGGGATTGTATTAAACTCTTTCACTTTCATATCGGATCTCAGATTCCTGAAATTAGATCTTTTAAAGAGGCTATCAGTGAAGGTGGACGAATTTATGCAAAGCTTGTTCAAGCTGGTGTTCCACTAGAATACTTTGATATTGGTGGTGGTCTTGGTGTTGATTATGACGGAACAAGAACAATTAACGACTCTTCAACAAATTATTCTCTTAGCGAGTATGTTGCAGATGTTATTTATAGTTTAAAACAAATTTGTGATTTAGAAGGTGTTACTCATCCAAATATTGTGACTGAGTCAGGAAGAGCGGTTACCGCGCACCATTCATGTGTAGTGACTAATGTAATTGGGAAAATTGACGCAACTTCAGACTACAATACAAAGAAAGTCACAGGAGAGCATATTTTCGTAAGTAATATGAGAGAGCTTGAGGAAGACCTACATGAAAATGGAAGACTTCAGGAATCATATAACGATGTTGTTCAACTAAAAGAGAATGCTCTAAATGCATTTAAACTTGGAATTCTCTCTTTAGAAGAGCGCGCTAAAATAGAGACGATCTATACAAGAGTTTTAAATTATATAACGGGAATTTTAGAGGGCCTAGATAAGGTTCCAGAAGAACTACAGTCTCTCATTGATGATAATTCAGCAAAGTATCTTTGTAACTTCTCTGTCTTTCAATCTGCCGCAGATAGCTGGGCCATCGGTCAAGTTCTTCCGGTGGTTCCGATTACTCGTCTGCATGAGAAGCCTACCGTTAATTGCTCTATCGCAGATATTACATGCGATAGTGATGGTAAAATTGATAAGTTCATTGATGAAGAGGGACATAGAACAACTTTTCCTGTTCATGAGCTTAATGAAGAAGATTACTACTTAGGAATTTTTCTAACAGGAGCCTATCAAGACGTTATGGGTGATATGCATAATCTCTTTGGCAGATTGAATGAAGTTCACGTTTTTAGAGATGAAGAAGATGAGAGTGGTTTCTATATCGAGGAAGTCATTCAGGGGCAGTCATGTGCTAAAGTTCTCTCTACAATGCAGTATAATCCACAATACATGGCCTACTCTCTTAAGAAGGTCGTAGATAGAGAAGTTGCGCGAGGAAAGATCCAGCCAAGGCGTGGAGTTAAATTAGTAGACTTCTACGAGGATTGTTTAAGAAGTTATACTTATTTAGACTCTTAG
- the speB gene encoding agmatinase — translation MKQEIIKDSLPKLQNPSELYLNAIGAKELRSNATHIIGFGFDGTACFRKGTKAGPDALRVISDGIEDYSPYLNNGTDVINSFYDLGNLNVGESEDADANWQQATDEFFQIFSDIDLKNNGVKTLTLGGEHSISFAPIKTYLDQFEDLVIIHLDAHADLRDGYLGHHYSHASIIRRALDHFKSGHELIQYGIRSGTKEEFEWMHENGTIKTSRNEFLEAVRAIDKDRPVYLTFDLDYFDPSFFPGTGTPEPGGEDFHSFISFVKILMEKNFVGCDVVELSPVIDPTGNSDVFAAKVVRELLIALN, via the coding sequence TTGAAGCAGGAAATTATTAAAGATTCACTTCCAAAATTGCAAAATCCTAGTGAACTCTATCTCAATGCAATAGGTGCGAAAGAGCTTCGTTCCAATGCTACTCATATCATCGGATTTGGCTTTGATGGAACTGCATGTTTTAGAAAGGGAACTAAGGCCGGACCAGATGCTCTTCGAGTTATTAGTGACGGAATTGAAGATTACTCACCTTACTTAAATAATGGAACAGACGTAATAAACTCTTTCTACGATCTTGGAAATTTAAACGTTGGTGAAAGTGAAGATGCCGATGCTAATTGGCAACAGGCCACTGATGAATTCTTTCAAATCTTTTCAGATATTGATTTAAAAAATAATGGAGTTAAAACTCTAACTCTTGGTGGAGAGCATTCGATTAGCTTTGCTCCAATTAAGACTTACTTAGATCAATTCGAAGATCTCGTGATCATTCACTTAGATGCTCATGCAGATTTAAGAGATGGTTATTTAGGACACCACTACTCACATGCTTCAATAATTAGAAGAGCACTAGATCATTTTAAGAGTGGGCATGAGCTTATTCAATACGGTATTCGCTCAGGGACTAAAGAAGAATTTGAATGGATGCACGAGAATGGAACTATTAAAACTTCTAGGAATGAATTCTTAGAAGCGGTGAGAGCTATAGATAAGGATAGACCTGTCTACCTTACGTTTGACCTCGATTACTTTGATCCAAGCTTCTTTCCTGGTACGGGAACACCGGAGCCAGGGGGAGAAGACTTTCATTCATTTATTTCATTTGTTAAGATATTGATGGAAAAGAATTTTGTAGGTTGTGATGTTGTGGAGCTTTCTCCTGTTATTGACCCTACAGGAAATAGTGACGTTTTTGCTGCAAAAGTAGTGAGAGAATTATTAATCGCTCTCAATTAG
- a CDS encoding M14 family zinc carboxypeptidase, translated as MIEKTETSVDSKEEVKKVIVDIPKEKVPLAPIVPLWEKVPQNQAVNNFCDKVEGKFRHWGWGRSRCKNIHWKNVRKSFRGDPIIWTVYGSEELQKSDSPKDMTLILCGVHGDEITPIKFCFDIIHHLEQVTKGYIPGHEELKDKLVVIAPIVTPDSFFKRRPTRTNARGVDVNRNFPTKDWNKDALRLWESRYKKDKRRYPGPKALSEQETIFQVNLIKRYKPSKIITVHAPLSILDYDGPEFQAHHHDGDHLLVPNAQELLVQMSKMANDYKIKNYPFFPGSLGNYAGNERNIPTYTLELPTSDNRKHKKYWATFKDAIHSAILHDMKKEIEVAKLPQEDAKSSTN; from the coding sequence TTGATAGAAAAGACCGAAACATCTGTGGATTCAAAAGAAGAAGTTAAAAAAGTTATCGTAGATATACCAAAAGAAAAAGTTCCCCTTGCTCCAATTGTTCCACTTTGGGAGAAGGTTCCTCAAAATCAAGCAGTGAATAATTTTTGCGATAAGGTTGAGGGGAAGTTTAGACATTGGGGCTGGGGAAGAAGTCGCTGCAAGAATATCCACTGGAAGAACGTAAGAAAGTCTTTTCGTGGAGACCCAATTATTTGGACAGTGTACGGAAGCGAAGAATTACAAAAATCAGATAGTCCAAAAGATATGACTCTTATTCTCTGTGGTGTTCACGGAGATGAGATCACTCCAATAAAATTCTGTTTCGATATCATTCACCACTTAGAACAGGTTACTAAAGGTTATATTCCGGGACATGAGGAGTTAAAAGATAAACTCGTTGTCATTGCTCCAATTGTAACTCCTGACTCTTTCTTTAAGAGACGCCCGACTAGAACTAATGCTAGAGGTGTCGATGTAAATAGAAATTTTCCAACGAAAGATTGGAATAAAGATGCTCTAAGACTTTGGGAGAGCAGATATAAAAAAGATAAGAGACGCTATCCTGGACCGAAGGCCTTGAGTGAGCAGGAGACGATCTTTCAAGTTAATCTTATAAAGAGATATAAGCCTTCAAAAATTATCACTGTTCATGCTCCATTATCAATCTTAGATTATGATGGACCAGAGTTTCAGGCCCATCACCATGATGGAGATCATCTGCTCGTACCAAATGCTCAGGAGTTATTGGTTCAAATGAGTAAGATGGCCAACGACTATAAGATTAAAAATTATCCATTCTTTCCGGGAAGCCTTGGAAATTATGCAGGTAATGAGAGAAATATTCCAACCTACACGCTTGAGCTTCCTACTTCGGATAATAGAAAGCATAAGAAGTATTGGGCGACATTTAAAGACGCAATTCACTCTGCCATTCTTCACGATATGAAGAAAGAAATTGAGGTCGCAAAGCTCCCTCAGGAAGATGCTAAAAGCTCAACAAACTAG
- a CDS encoding phosphatidylserine/phosphatidylglycerophosphate/cardiolipin synthase family protein: protein MFLQLIPRAIFTFFLLCHISYGSSGGLDLSDSEFDVHSQNSQKILILNDGYSALEKRLELIEKATKTIDMETFIWRVDDSGQLLTHALIKKAREGVKIRLLIDTFVGAKDFNYFIAHEMRKEGIEVKYYNPTPLYRFIEAQWRNHKKSMTIDHRETIIGGRNIGDEYFDLSPEYNFVDRDVWIEGDLVDAVTLSFESIWTSQESEEVTRDKMPAKYDLKYRRNSRGSSRGLIQFKNDLRAWKKKVSFAENFVSLKNEKSDLREQIRNLSLIQAPEQYYGTCSSASFVSDRPLSHDTGKTKRILKKEIYKRINNSKTSLQIESPYFIVNKETEEILKDALSRGVKTTLLTNYLYSTDAIYVSAAFNSIANDWLSSGMDIYLYGGDTQTDYQTINTEVQNGRWGTHAKSAVFDEDSLMIGSFNFDPRSYNFSAELAFFCDGNKELADALSEDIKQRETDSILIQKKDLENDPDSVDESLFYRVGFGKKALYYLLKGPSNLFDFIL from the coding sequence ATGTTTTTACAATTAATCCCTCGGGCCATATTCACCTTCTTTCTTCTCTGTCATATTTCTTATGGAAGTTCAGGTGGTCTCGACCTAAGTGATAGCGAATTCGATGTTCATTCCCAAAATTCTCAAAAAATACTTATCTTAAATGACGGTTATAGCGCTCTTGAAAAGAGGCTTGAGCTTATTGAGAAGGCCACTAAGACCATAGATATGGAAACATTTATTTGGAGAGTTGATGATTCTGGTCAGCTCCTAACTCACGCCCTCATCAAAAAAGCTAGAGAGGGTGTTAAGATAAGACTTCTCATTGATACGTTTGTAGGAGCAAAGGACTTTAATTACTTCATAGCACATGAGATGAGAAAAGAGGGAATTGAAGTTAAGTATTATAATCCAACTCCGCTTTATCGATTCATTGAAGCTCAGTGGAGAAATCATAAGAAATCAATGACTATCGATCATAGAGAAACAATTATTGGTGGAAGAAATATTGGCGATGAGTACTTTGATTTAAGTCCAGAATATAATTTTGTTGATAGGGATGTATGGATTGAAGGTGATCTTGTTGATGCAGTAACATTGAGCTTTGAAAGTATTTGGACGTCACAAGAGTCTGAGGAAGTTACTAGAGATAAAATGCCAGCTAAGTATGATTTAAAATATAGAAGAAATTCAAGAGGTTCTTCTAGAGGACTCATTCAGTTTAAAAATGATTTAAGAGCATGGAAGAAAAAAGTTTCATTCGCAGAAAATTTTGTCTCACTAAAGAATGAAAAGAGTGATTTGAGAGAACAGATTAGAAACCTATCTCTAATACAAGCGCCAGAGCAGTATTATGGAACTTGTTCTAGCGCAAGCTTTGTTTCAGATAGACCTCTTTCCCACGATACTGGGAAAACAAAGAGAATACTCAAGAAAGAAATTTATAAGAGAATTAATAATAGTAAGACATCTCTTCAAATTGAGAGTCCATATTTCATCGTCAATAAAGAGACTGAAGAAATTTTAAAAGACGCTCTCTCCCGTGGGGTGAAGACAACTCTTTTAACAAATTATCTCTATAGTACCGATGCTATCTATGTTTCGGCGGCATTTAATTCAATTGCAAATGATTGGCTTAGTAGTGGGATGGATATCTATCTCTATGGTGGCGATACTCAAACAGATTATCAGACAATAAATACTGAAGTTCAAAATGGTAGATGGGGAACTCATGCAAAGTCAGCAGTCTTTGATGAAGACTCTCTTATGATTGGTTCTTTTAATTTTGATCCTAGAAGTTACAACTTCTCTGCTGAGCTTGCTTTCTTTTGTGATGGAAATAAGGAACTTGCCGATGCTTTAAGCGAAGATATCAAGCAGAGAGAGACAGACTCAATTCTTATTCAAAAGAAAGATTTAGAAAATGATCCCGATTCAGTAGATGAGAGTCTATTCTACCGCGTAGGCTTTGGTAAGAAGGCCCTCTATTATTTATTAAAGGGCCCATCAAATCTCTTCGACTTTATTCTCTAG
- a CDS encoding (2Fe-2S)-binding protein — MYICICKGITEEQLEQAIKPDAKPSDILKDLGVGDSCGICLIDAIEKMTLKKTAGLQEKKK; from the coding sequence ATGTACATCTGCATCTGCAAAGGCATTACGGAAGAACAGCTCGAACAGGCCATCAAGCCTGACGCGAAGCCGTCGGACATTCTGAAAGACCTTGGAGTTGGTGATAGCTGTGGAATCTGTCTGATTGATGCAATTGAGAAAATGACTCTTAAAAAGACTGCTGGTCTACAAGAGAAGAAAAAATAA
- the bfr gene encoding bacterioferritin — translation MKGDKEIIEALNNVLANELTAINQYFLHARMLEDWGLEKLGKLEYDASIDEMKHADQIIKRILFLEGLPNLQKLNRLKIGQNIEELIASDLEVEYKAVPELREYISLCEKKQDYVTRDILKGILDSEEEHIDWLETQQGLIQKVGIQNFIQSQISE, via the coding sequence ATGAAAGGTGATAAGGAAATTATCGAAGCTCTAAACAATGTTTTGGCCAATGAATTAACTGCCATCAACCAGTACTTTCTTCACGCTAGAATGCTAGAAGATTGGGGCCTAGAGAAACTTGGTAAGTTAGAGTACGATGCTTCAATAGACGAGATGAAACATGCCGATCAAATAATCAAGAGAATTCTCTTTCTAGAAGGGCTTCCAAACCTTCAAAAACTTAATAGACTTAAAATTGGTCAAAACATTGAAGAGCTTATCGCTTCAGATCTAGAGGTCGAGTATAAGGCAGTTCCAGAACTTAGAGAGTATATTTCTCTTTGCGAAAAGAAGCAGGACTATGTCACAAGAGATATCTTAAAAGGTATTTTAGATAGTGAAGAAGAACATATTGACTGGCTTGAAACACAGCAAGGTTTAATTCAAAAAGTTGGAATCCAAAATTTCATCCAATCACAAATTTCAGAATAA
- the hemH gene encoding ferrochelatase → MTGKIENFLGPADSLGHRKTKVVFVQLGSPKSPKVRDVRAFLKEFLGDPRVVDINPLLWKIILNLFVIPFRPARSAKLYSRIWNGKSFPLIDNTISFTEKVSQKITSDKVEVEYAFLLSKPTVADVWDQWEREVEVGAEGAATELLIIPMFPQYSESTIASGMDGFFGVLKKRVQIPPFKFLTNFHRSNAFIDNSVLQIDKFLKGFKVSGNESDVLIISFHGIPKRRVLYKNDLYYKHCFETYLLLKNRVFEIAAENILITFQSRFGSEEWLTPYTEDVMEEQIRKGNKNIAVYCPSFVADCLETTDEIATELAEEARELGGNIQFIECLNDDDKWCEDFASFVVNQCEGSGDIKAQDFHYMKKEDYKFMEKPTMKSEPFSDNAKSSLKIVFLTLFLDLVGFSIIFPLFPALAEHYIKVDGDNYFLNLIFSGIETLTATGGAGKLSSIVLFGGALGALYSFLQFIAAPVWGRISDRIGRRPVLLVSVFGLAVSYIMWFFSGSFTTLILARLVGGIMGGNISTATAVVADVTSKGNRSKGMATIGIAFALGFIIGPAMGGIMSLFDLTASYPALTEYGVNPFSMAAAIAFVLSAFNLFFLARNFKESLPEEKRGKVHTSERTFNPLQLFKPLPFEGVNLTNFSHFLFLMAFSGMEFTLTFLAVERLGYSSMDNAYMFIFIGFVIALVQGGFVRRKAGQMGERKVALIGLICLIPGLVAIGYASSNFLLYVGLFFLATGSSMAIPCLTSLVSLYTPAAQQGHSIGIFRSLGALARVIGPIIASIIYWKYGSSSPYFYGSAFLIIPIILVSLLKKPNEAI, encoded by the coding sequence ATGACAGGTAAAATTGAAAACTTTCTAGGTCCAGCTGATTCACTTGGGCATAGAAAAACTAAGGTTGTCTTTGTTCAGCTTGGATCTCCCAAGTCTCCTAAGGTTCGTGATGTGAGGGCATTCTTAAAGGAATTTCTGGGTGACCCAAGGGTTGTGGACATCAATCCACTACTTTGGAAAATTATCTTAAATCTCTTTGTTATTCCATTTCGTCCGGCCCGCTCGGCAAAGCTCTATTCTAGAATTTGGAATGGTAAGAGCTTTCCACTAATAGATAATACAATTTCTTTTACTGAAAAAGTTAGCCAAAAGATAACCTCAGATAAAGTTGAAGTGGAGTACGCCTTTCTTCTTTCAAAACCAACGGTCGCAGATGTGTGGGATCAGTGGGAGAGAGAAGTTGAGGTTGGTGCAGAGGGCGCAGCAACTGAGCTTTTAATTATTCCCATGTTTCCTCAATACTCAGAAAGTACAATTGCTTCTGGTATGGACGGTTTCTTTGGAGTTCTTAAAAAGAGAGTGCAGATTCCTCCTTTTAAATTTCTTACAAACTTTCATCGCTCCAATGCCTTCATTGATAACTCTGTCCTGCAAATTGATAAATTCTTAAAAGGGTTTAAAGTGTCAGGAAATGAAAGTGATGTTTTAATTATTTCTTTTCATGGAATTCCTAAGAGGAGAGTTCTCTATAAGAATGATCTCTACTATAAGCACTGCTTTGAAACCTATCTTCTTTTAAAGAATAGAGTTTTTGAAATTGCTGCTGAAAATATTCTCATTACTTTTCAGTCTCGCTTTGGATCTGAAGAGTGGCTCACTCCGTATACGGAAGATGTGATGGAAGAGCAGATTAGAAAAGGAAATAAGAATATTGCTGTCTATTGTCCAAGCTTTGTTGCCGATTGCTTAGAGACAACTGATGAAATTGCTACTGAGCTAGCTGAAGAGGCGAGAGAGTTAGGTGGTAATATTCAATTCATTGAATGTTTAAACGACGATGATAAGTGGTGCGAAGACTTCGCGAGCTTTGTTGTCAATCAATGTGAAGGATCGGGAGATATTAAGGCCCAAGACTTTCACTATATGAAAAAAGAGGATTATAAATTTATGGAAAAGCCTACAATGAAGTCAGAGCCATTTAGTGATAATGCTAAAAGTTCTTTAAAGATCGTTTTCTTAACTCTCTTTCTAGACCTCGTTGGTTTTTCAATTATCTTCCCTCTATTTCCAGCGCTAGCAGAGCACTATATAAAAGTGGATGGAGATAATTACTTTTTAAATCTCATTTTTAGTGGAATTGAAACTCTTACTGCCACAGGTGGGGCTGGGAAGCTATCTTCCATTGTTCTATTTGGTGGTGCTCTTGGGGCACTTTACTCATTTCTACAATTTATTGCTGCTCCTGTATGGGGGAGAATCTCTGATAGGATAGGGCGAAGACCCGTTCTTCTTGTCTCTGTATTTGGCCTAGCTGTGAGTTATATTATGTGGTTCTTTTCAGGCTCATTTACAACTCTGATTCTCGCTCGCCTTGTTGGGGGAATTATGGGAGGAAATATTTCAACGGCTACTGCAGTAGTTGCCGATGTCACTTCAAAAGGAAATCGATCGAAGGGAATGGCAACTATTGGTATTGCCTTTGCTCTGGGATTTATCATTGGACCGGCCATGGGTGGGATTATGTCACTCTTTGATTTAACAGCCAGCTATCCTGCTCTAACTGAATACGGTGTAAATCCATTTTCAATGGCCGCAGCAATTGCATTTGTTCTAAGCGCGTTCAACTTATTCTTCTTAGCTAGAAACTTTAAAGAGTCTCTTCCAGAAGAAAAGAGAGGAAAGGTTCATACTAGTGAGAGAACTTTTAATCCATTACAACTTTTTAAACCACTTCCATTTGAAGGAGTGAACTTAACAAACTTCTCTCACTTTCTATTTCTTATGGCCTTCTCTGGAATGGAGTTCACGCTAACTTTCTTGGCAGTAGAAAGACTGGGATACTCATCGATGGATAACGCCTATATGTTTATCTTCATCGGGTTTGTGATAGCGCTTGTTCAGGGTGGTTTTGTTAGAAGAAAAGCAGGACAAATGGGTGAGCGAAAAGTCGCTTTGATAGGACTTATTTGCTTAATTCCTGGCCTTGTGGCGATTGGTTACGCCTCATCGAACTTTCTTCTTTATGTAGGACTTTTCTTCTTAGCAACAGGATCTAGTATGGCGATTCCATGTCTTACTTCACTTGTTTCCCTTTATACTCCTGCGGCACAGCAGGGACATAGTATTGGAATTTTTAGATCTCTCGGCGCCCTTGCACGAGTAATTGGACCAATAATTGCTTCTATTATTTACTGGAAGTACGGTTCGAGCTCTCCGTACTTCTATGGATCAGCATTTTTAATAATCCCAATAATTTTAGTTTCTCTTCTAAAAAAACCTAACGAAGCGATTTAA
- the queF gene encoding preQ(1) synthase, which produces MAKVKAKKKVVSIKQGRAAKELENFALGEANTQYSMTYAPEVLEAFDNKNPGSDAWTTFLCTEFTSLCPKTAQPDFARIYINYIADKKMVESKSLKLYLFSFRNHGDFHEDCIQKICDDLAKLMKPKYIEVIGEFTPRGGIAIYPYSSYSNSKPLYKSIKAKRFAEYSPGKYTMDMSKIY; this is translated from the coding sequence ATGGCAAAAGTAAAAGCAAAGAAGAAAGTAGTAAGTATCAAACAAGGACGCGCAGCAAAAGAATTAGAAAACTTCGCGCTCGGAGAGGCGAATACACAATACTCAATGACGTACGCTCCAGAGGTTCTAGAGGCCTTCGATAATAAAAATCCGGGCAGTGATGCTTGGACTACCTTTCTATGCACAGAGTTCACTAGCCTCTGTCCTAAGACCGCTCAGCCCGACTTTGCGAGAATCTATATCAATTACATTGCTGACAAGAAGATGGTTGAGAGTAAATCTCTTAAACTCTACCTATTTAGCTTTCGTAATCACGGTGACTTTCACGAAGATTGCATACAGAAAATTTGCGATGACCTAGCGAAACTCATGAAACCCAAGTATATTGAAGTGATAGGAGAATTTACTCCACGTGGTGGAATTGCAATCTACCCTTATTCGAGCTACTCAAATAGTAAGCCACTTTATAAGAGCATTAAGGCGAAGAGATTTGCGGAGTATTCTCCAGGTAAGTACACAATGGATATGTCTAAGATTTATTAG